Sequence from the Sphingosinicella ginsenosidimutans genome:
GCGCCATCTCGACCGCAACATCGCCGTCGTCGGCCGGGTGATCGAGGGGATGCCGGCACTGTCGGCCCGGCCGCGCGGCACCGGTGATCTCGGCTTCTACCAGGTCGATCGGGGCGAGACTCCGGTGCCGATCCGGTCGATCCGCCTCGCCGCCGACATGCCCGCCGCCGAGCGTCCGTCCTACGAGGTGATGCGGACCGACAGCGAGGCCTTCGCGCGCTATGTCACCGGCCGCGCCAATCGCGGCGGCACCTTCTTCAACGTTCCCGCTGGCGGCGTCGATCTGTGCAACGTCAACGTGCCCGTGCGGCGACGAGCCGCGCCCTAGCGGATCGTCATCGCGTCGCCGCGGATCTCGACGGCGCCCACGCGGCCGAGGAAGCTCTGGCCGAGTAGCGACATCGGCAGACGCTCGCCGACCACAGCCGGCACGTCCCGCGCCTCGACCGGGCCCAGGGTGACGCGATCGAGCGTCACCGGCATCACGTCCATCTCGCCGCCGGCGCCGATCGCGCGGAGCCGCTGCGTCGGAAAGGTGAGGCCCGCGCGCTGCGCGTCCTCGCGGGTCAACGCAACCACGCTCGCGCCCGTATCGACGACGAAGCGGATGGTCGCGCCGTTGACGATGGCATCGGCGTAGAAATGGCCGTCCGGCGCGCGGCGGATCGATCGTGCGGCGACACCGGGATCGGCGTCAGGCGCCGGCGCGACCGCCGGCGATTGCTGGCGTGACGGCGCCGCAGGCGCTGGCGGGGGCGCGCGGCCGAGGTTCGGCGCGATCAGGGCCGCGCCGATCAGCACGATCCCCGCCGCGACCAGGGTGCCGCCGTTCGACATGGCCGCATTCTAAGGCGGCCATGTCGAAGGCCGGGTTAACGCCGCCGCGCGCTCAGGCCGCCTCGGCGAACCGATAGCGCCGGACGGTGCGGATGGTCTGTCCGCCGGCGACGAGCGCCGCGTTTTCCAGCGGCAGCGCCGTGCCGCAGAACGCGCATTCGGCCGACAGCCGGCCGATATACCAGTGGGATCGGCCGCAGCCGGGGCAGTGGTTGGTTTCCTGGTCGCGATAGACGATGTGATAACCGCGCGCCGCCGCCGGGGGACAAGGCTGCCACCGCGCGCGTCGAGTATGCTGGTCGCCATGTTCGGCTCCTTTTCGACTCGAATGTGCCTGCCCAACGCGGCGCCGACGGGCGCGGTTGCATGGATTCACCATGAATTCGCAGGTGCTTGGCGGTTCACCCCGCAAGCGTCACGAAAATGAGACACTTCGGAGCCCCGGAACGCTCCCCCCTCTCGCGCGTAACGCTGCGCGCAAAGGAGACGCCATGCACATCGCGATCGATGTCGAGCTCGACTATGATTTCCCAGCCCCGGCCGATGTGCTGCTCGCCGTCGAGGTCGCGCCGCTCGCCGACCAGAGCCTGGTCGAGGATCGGCTCACCGTGACCGGGGCCGGTCCGCTGCGCCCGATCGCCAGCGGCGACGGCATCGGCCGGCGAACCTGGACGAGGGCCGCCGGTCGTCTCTACGCCCGCTATCGTGCCGAGGTGGCGCTCGACCGGATCGTCACCGCGCTCGACTCGCTCGCGATCACGCCGCTCCACGATCTGCCGGCCGAGGCGATCCCCTATCTGTGGCCGAGCCGCTATTGCGAATCCGACCGGTTCGAGAATTTCGTGCAGACCCGCTTCGGCGCGATCGAAGGCGGCGCGCGGATCGCCGCGATGGCGGAGTGGATCAATCACGAGCTCGCCTATCGCCCCGGCACCAGCGACACCGCGACCACCGCCGTCGACGCCTTCGTGGCACGCCAGGGTGTGTGCCGCGATTTCGCCCACCTGCTCGCCGCCTTCGCGCGCGCGGCGGGCGTGCCGGCGCGGCTCGTCTCGGCCTATGCGCTCGATCTCGAGCCCTGCGATTTCCATGCGCTGGTGGAGGTCTGGCTCGACGGCGCCTGGCATCTGGTCGATCCGACCGGCCTCGCCCGGACCGATCAGGTCGCGCGCATCTGCGTCGGCCGCGACGCCACCGACATCGCCTTCATGACGATCTTCGGCCAGGCGACGCTGAATTCGCAGCGCGTGGCCGTCAGCCGGGCGGGTTAGCGCCGCCGTCCGGGTCGTCGGGCGGGAGCGATCGGCCGCCGGCCTCCCCGCCCTGCGCCGGGCCATGCCGGCCGCGCCCGCGCCCCTGCATGAACTGCTCCATTCGCTGCGCGCGCATATGCTGGAGCTGGGCGAGCGTGATCCGGCCGCCATGATCGGTGTCGAGCCGGTTGAAGCGCTCGCCGGCCGCATGATCCCATTCGGCGTGGCTGATGCCCCGGTTGAGGTCGCGGTCCGCGTCCATGATCGGGTGCGGGATCGGCAGCAGCCCGAAGCGCGCCGCGCCGGTCATCATGCCCATGCCGCCGCCCGGCGCCCCGCCGCCAAGGCCGCCACGCGCCGCCCCGCCGCGGCCCATTCCGCCACGACCCATCCCGCCACCGCGCCGGCCCATCCCGCCGCCGCCGCGCCGAAACCCGCCATTTCCTCCAAAACCCACGCCACCGACGCCACGGCTCGACATTTCGGGGAGGATCGACTGCTCGTAATGCGCGACCTCGTCCGGCCCGATCTCGCCGTCATGGTCGGTGTCGAGCACCGCGAAATAGCGGACGAAATCCGCGTGGAATTCGGCCCAGTCGATCGCGCCGTCATGGTTCGCATCGACGCCGCGGAACCAGGCCTGCATCGGCGGCGGCCCGCCGGGCTGGGCGCGAAACGGCTCGCCCGCGGGGCTGACGAAGAGGCGCGCGCCAAACCCTGCGGCGCCGCCTGCGCCGGGCCGGTGGCCGCCCTGCATGCCGGGCCGATGGTGGCGAAAGCGCGGTTGTTCGGTCGCGCAGGCGCAAAGCGCGGTCGCGGCGACAAGTGCAAGGATGGCAAGGCGCATCGGATCCTCCCTGAAGGACGATCCCGATATGCGCCGCCACATGTCACCCGATCATGTCCGGCGAATGAATTCGTGTCGCAAATTGTCGCGGGCGATCAACCCGCGGCGACGCTCAGCCGGGCAAGCTGATCCGGGTCGAGCTCAAGCGTCAGCACGCCAAGCAGCTCTTCCAGCTGCGCCACCGAGGTCGCGCTGGCGATCGGCGCGGCGATTGCCGGCTGCGCGGCCAGCCAGGCGAGCGCGACCTGGGCCGGTGTCGCCCCGATCTCGGCGGCGATCGCGTCAAGCGCCGCGAGCACCGCGAGCCCGTTGCCGTCGAGAAAGGCGCTCATCCGATCGCCGCGAACGCTTTTGCCGATATCCGCCTTCGACCGGTATTTGCCGGTGAGAAAGCCGGAGGCGAGGCCGTAATAGGGCAGCACCGCGACACCGCGGGCGACGCACAAATCCTGGAGCGCGCCTTCGAATTCCTCGCGCTGGACGAGGTTGTAGCGGGGCTGCAGCACTTCGTAGCGCGCAAGGCCTTCGCGAGCGGACAGATCGAGCGCCGCGGCGAATCGATCGGCGCTGAAATTCGAGGCGCCGAGCATGCGGACCTTG
This genomic interval carries:
- a CDS encoding transglutaminase-like domain-containing protein → MHIAIDVELDYDFPAPADVLLAVEVAPLADQSLVEDRLTVTGAGPLRPIASGDGIGRRTWTRAAGRLYARYRAEVALDRIVTALDSLAITPLHDLPAEAIPYLWPSRYCESDRFENFVQTRFGAIEGGARIAAMAEWINHELAYRPGTSDTATTAVDAFVARQGVCRDFAHLLAAFARAAGVPARLVSAYALDLEPCDFHALVEVWLDGAWHLVDPTGLARTDQVARICVGRDATDIAFMTIFGQATLNSQRVAVSRAG
- a CDS encoding aldo/keto reductase, whose product is MVATTILGESGLSTPRLVLGGNVFGWTVKSREDSFRILDRFAEAGGVMIDTADVYSAWAPGNRGGESETIIGEWLKRRGGHDGVLIATKVGFSTGLSKRSIAEAVDASLARLGVETIDLYYAHKDDPATPQEESAAAFDALVKAGKVRMLGASNFSADRFAAALDLSAREGLARYEVLQPRYNLVQREEFEGALQDLCVARGVAVLPYYGLASGFLTGKYRSKADIGKSVRGDRMSAFLDGNGLAVLAALDAIAAEIGATPAQVALAWLAAQPAIAAPIASATSVAQLEELLGVLTLELDPDQLARLSVAAG
- a CDS encoding EF-hand domain-containing protein, which codes for MRLAILALVAATALCACATEQPRFRHHRPGMQGGHRPGAGGAAGFGARLFVSPAGEPFRAQPGGPPPMQAWFRGVDANHDGAIDWAEFHADFVRYFAVLDTDHDGEIGPDEVAHYEQSILPEMSSRGVGGVGFGGNGGFRRGGGGMGRRGGGMGRGGMGRGGAARGGLGGGAPGGGMGMMTGAARFGLLPIPHPIMDADRDLNRGISHAEWDHAAGERFNRLDTDHGGRITLAQLQHMRAQRMEQFMQGRGRGRHGPAQGGEAGGRSLPPDDPDGGANPPG
- a CDS encoding retropepsin-like aspartic protease family protein, which codes for MSNGGTLVAAGIVLIGAALIAPNLGRAPPPAPAAPSRQQSPAVAPAPDADPGVAARSIRRAPDGHFYADAIVNGATIRFVVDTGASVVALTREDAQRAGLTFPTQRLRAIGAGGEMDVMPVTLDRVTLGPVEARDVPAVVGERLPMSLLGQSFLGRVGAVEIRGDAMTIR